CGAGCATTCGCGGCGCGAGAACGGATATCGGCGCATTGGCATCAAAAGATAAAAAAACTGCTGCGGTAATGGTCTGGAACTATCATGATGATGACAAGCAAGGTGCTGCCGAGCCGGTTGAAATCACATTCAGTAATGTATCCGCATCGTCGGTCAAGGTAACAGAATACCGGATCGATCAGGAGCATAGCAACTCTTACGAGGTTTGGAAAAAAATGGGTTCTCCCCAAAATCCTGACGCGAAACAAATCGCCACGCTGGAAAAAGCGGGACAACTGGAAACCATCGGGAAGTCGTATCAGCTCAAACCAAAGTCGGGGAAAGCCAAAATTTCCATTGCCCTTCCCCGCCAGGCGGTTTCGTTGTTGAAGCTGGATTGGTAAAATCAGTCGATCGGTTTGGTCGGCGACACGGTTTGGAGGCAGCTGATAAGCACGAGGATCAAAGACACCACGGAAGCAACAGTTCTGATGAAATGCAGATTGTTCCACGGTTTTTCAAACTGTGATCGCCAGGTAGCTAGCTGCTGGGCCGAGGCTCCTGCGATATCGAATTTTTCGAGTGCGTCATTCAATGGTACATTCCCTACCATGGTTACACCGAATGTGCCCACTGCGTAAATGATAGTGGCTGCCAGTAAAATGTAAAAACGGGAAGAAAAGCCACTGCTATAATGCATATAAGTGCTCACCGGCAGCAAAAACAATGTTCCCATAAAGCTGAAAAAGAATATAGGATTAATGATCGCCTTGTTGATCGACTGCATCGCCGACAAATAATTGACATCCGACAACTGGCCCAGGCCGGGGTTGACGGAACAAGAGTAGCTGTAAAACAAGCCGGCGATCAGTGCGCTGGCAAGGGCAGTGGCGAGTAATACCAAGTTTAAAGCATTCATATTTTATAAAATATCCTGTGTTGAACATTTTGTAAAATAGAAAAATGAAAATTGGGAATAATTGTACATTTCCGCCAATTGCAGTAATAAGCCTTTACGGCTAGTTTTGCCTTGCAGGAAGTGTAATCATGAAGCTGGACCCTTCGCCTTCTTTGCTCCTGGCGGAAATGCTGCCGTTATGTTTGTCAATGATTTTCTTCGTAATCGCCAGGCCTATCCCGGACCCTTCATATTTGTCTTTGGTATTGAGGCGTTCAAAAAGCGAGAAAATCCGATCGGTATAGGACGTGTCAAAGCCAATACCATTGTCCAGGACGGTAATCAGGTAAGCGTCCGGCCCACTGTCGGCAACGGGGACAAACTGACTGGAAATCCTGATTTCAGGTGCTTTGTCCTTCCTGGCAAATTTGATGGAATTGCTGATGAGGTTTTGAAATACCTGTTTGATCTGGCCACGGTTTACCTCGATCTCCGGCAAATCGCTGATAATAATATTCGCTTTTTTCTCCTGGATCAGGATTTCATAATCTTCCAGGACTTCGCCGACGATCTCCGACAGATTCGTCAGCGTAAAATTGTTAATGTGCGTCGATAGCCGCGAGTACGTCAGGATATCCGAGATCATAGTCCTCATTCGCTGCGATGATCCTATGATTTTATCAAGATAGGAGAGACCGTCGCCCGAGAAATCGCTCAAATGTTTGTTTCTGAGCATGGTAGCGAAAATCAATATCTTACGCAACGGCTCCTGCAGGTCGTGGGATGCAATGGAAGCAAACTGCTGAAGATCATGATTGCTGATTTCCAATTCGGCATTGATTTCTTCAAGCCGCTTATTATTGAGTTTCAACAGCTGTTGCACTTCCTTTTGAAAACTAAGATCCGTGAGAATGAGGCTTAATGATGTGCCTTCGTCCAGCTGCAATGTAGTGACCGAAAGCTGGCAGGGAATAAGCCTGTCGCCGCTGAGAATGCCCAGTTCCGACTTACTGTCTTCGATCCAGCCGTTTTTGAAAAGATCAAAATAAATTTCTTTGTGGATATCGGGTATAAAGTAGTCAAAGCACTTACCCACCACTTTGGATAAAGGCATATTGACCATGGATGCAAACATTGAATTACAATAAAGGATCACGCCCTTCTCATTCAGCGTAATGGCCCCTTCATTCATTTTTTCAATGAAAACCCGGTAAGTCTGATCGGCAGTTTTGAGGGTATAAAGCTCATGGCCTCCCTCCGGCGCTTGCACCACAATGGCATCTACCTGGCCGGTACGGATCGCATGAATAGTCTCCGTAGCCTCTTCGAGCTGTTCCTGAAGACTTTCATTTTCCTTTAACAGCTGATCGTATGTCTTT
The genomic region above belongs to Dyadobacter pollutisoli and contains:
- a CDS encoding anthrone oxygenase family protein, whose protein sequence is MNALNLVLLATALASALIAGLFYSYSCSVNPGLGQLSDVNYLSAMQSINKAIINPIFFFSFMGTLFLLPVSTYMHYSSGFSSRFYILLAATIIYAVGTFGVTMVGNVPLNDALEKFDIAGASAQQLATWRSQFEKPWNNLHFIRTVASVVSLILVLISCLQTVSPTKPID
- a CDS encoding ATP-binding protein, producing MITTKTYDQLLKENESLQEQLEEATETIHAIRTGQVDAIVVQAPEGGHELYTLKTADQTYRVFIEKMNEGAITLNEKGVILYCNSMFASMVNMPLSKVVGKCFDYFIPDIHKEIYFDLFKNGWIEDSKSELGILSGDRLIPCQLSVTTLQLDEGTSLSLILTDLSFQKEVQQLLKLNNKRLEEINAELEISNHDLQQFASIASHDLQEPLRKILIFATMLRNKHLSDFSGDGLSYLDKIIGSSQRMRTMISDILTYSRLSTHINNFTLTNLSEIVGEVLEDYEILIQEKKANIIISDLPEIEVNRGQIKQVFQNLISNSIKFARKDKAPEIRISSQFVPVADSGPDAYLITVLDNGIGFDTSYTDRIFSLFERLNTKDKYEGSGIGLAITKKIIDKHNGSISARSKEGEGSSFMITLPARQN